A genomic stretch from Acidobacteriota bacterium includes:
- a CDS encoding DUF3524 domain-containing protein: MSVTRSIDAVFVESFAGGSHEAFAEGWLARSRHRWRRLGLPAERWKWRLRAGALALAPRLGALDPPPRAVVATSLVDLAHLRALSGLDRRRRPPAFLLYMHENQLTYPRPPGEPLDRSFAGAHLASWLAADALAWNSRSHRDAALAATRDYLEQIPPPRPRGLLRRLRASRILPPGVDLGVFPAPASRPVGSPPVIAWNHRWDGDKRPGAFARVLLRLADKGLDFRLVLLGPVVQVEIAALALIRERLGDRILRDGPARSRREYAAWLGRADIAVSTAGQENFGYAAVEAMAAGAVPLFPRRLSYPELLTPSLRDALLYGTDRELAARLGRWLARPALFAGLRRRVMLCARRHDWARRAAALDRWVGQEAS, translated from the coding sequence GTGAGCGTCACGCGGTCCATCGACGCGGTCTTCGTGGAGAGCTTCGCGGGCGGCTCCCACGAGGCCTTCGCCGAGGGCTGGCTGGCCCGCAGCCGCCACCGCTGGCGGCGCCTGGGCCTGCCCGCCGAGCGCTGGAAGTGGCGCCTGCGTGCAGGGGCGCTGGCCCTCGCTCCACGCCTGGGGGCTCTCGATCCACCCCCCCGGGCGGTGGTGGCCACCAGCCTGGTGGACCTGGCCCACCTGCGGGCCCTGTCGGGCCTCGACCGCCGCCGCCGACCACCCGCCTTCCTGCTCTACATGCACGAAAACCAGTTGACCTACCCCCGTCCCCCCGGTGAGCCTCTCGACCGCTCCTTCGCCGGGGCCCACCTGGCTTCCTGGCTGGCCGCCGACGCCCTGGCCTGGAACTCCCGTTCCCACCGGGACGCCGCGCTGGCGGCCACCCGCGATTACCTCGAGCAGATCCCGCCCCCCCGCCCCCGCGGCCTGCTCCGACGCCTGCGGGCCTCGCGTATCCTGCCGCCGGGGGTGGACCTCGGCGTCTTTCCCGCTCCCGCGTCACGGCCGGTGGGCAGCCCGCCGGTGATCGCCTGGAACCACCGCTGGGACGGCGACAAGCGCCCCGGGGCCTTCGCCCGCGTCCTGTTGCGCCTGGCCGACAAGGGGCTCGATTTCCGGCTGGTCCTGTTGGGGCCCGTGGTTCAGGTCGAGATCGCCGCCCTCGCGCTGATCCGCGAGAGGCTCGGCGATCGCATCTTGCGTGACGGGCCCGCCCGCTCCCGGCGGGAGTACGCCGCTTGGCTGGGCCGGGCGGACATCGCTGTTTCCACCGCCGGGCAGGAGAACTTCGGCTACGCGGCGGTGGAGGCCATGGCCGCCGGAGCCGTGCCCCTCTTTCCCCGCCGGCTGTCCTACCCCGAGTTGTTGACCCCCTCCCTGCGCGACGCCCTGCTCTATGGGACCGACCGGGAGCTGGCGGCCCGCCTCGGTCGCTGGCTGGCCCGGCCCGCCCTCTTCGCCGGGCTGAGGCGCCGGGTGATGCTCTGCGCCCGCCGCCACGACTGGGCCCGCCGGGCAGCCGCCCTCGACCGCTGGGTCGGACAGGAGGCGTCGTGA